From the genome of Spinacia oleracea cultivar Varoflay chromosome 2, BTI_SOV_V1, whole genome shotgun sequence, one region includes:
- the LOC110791721 gene encoding scopoletin glucosyltransferase-like encodes MAGEPQRLHIMLFPFMAAGHMIPTLDIAKMFAAQQVKTTIVTTPRNSPFFTKPLETYKNIGPPIDIEIIPFPCHLGGIPEGIENFDQFTSDEMVVKFLKATYMLQESLEQVMEKCKPDCLVADLLLPFATDVAAKFNIPRLVFFGTNNFAQCVIYSIMKYKPYEAVSSDDEEFVIPNLPHEIKLTKFQLPEMMREQGDKQMTIELMEVFGRALAAEQKSYGVIMNSFYELEPEYVDCYNKVSGRKIWNIGPVSLCNRENEAKFQRGIKSSIDEYDCLQWLDSKKPKSVVYICFGSLAEISNSQLREIAMGLEASEQDFIWAIKRKNENEKNDEWLPHEFEKRMEGKGLIIRGWAPQVLILDHEATGAFVTHCGWNSTLEGISSGVPMVTWPAFADQFYNEKLVIQILKTGIAVGAKESSRTVDAKVKHEDINKAITRVMVGQEALELRIKANKLKDLARKAVEVGGSSYCHMRSLIQELSSYNVKPNMLD; translated from the coding sequence ATGGCTGGCGAACCACAAAGGCTTCACATAATGTTGTTCCCTTTTATGGCTGCTGGCCATATGATCCCAACCTTAGATATCGCGAAGATGTTCGCCGCCCAACAAGTTAAAACTACCATTGTTACAACCCCTCGTAATTCACCCTTTTTCACTAAACCACTTGAAACTTACAAAAACATCGGTCCTCCAATCGACATTGAAATCATCCCGTTTCCTTGTCATCTGGGTGGCATCCCTGAGGGAATCGAGAATTTTGATCAATTCACTTCAGATGAGATGGTTGTCAAGTTTCTCAAGGCTACTTATATGCTACAAGAATCACTTGAACAAGTTATGGAAAAATGCAAGCCTGATTGTTTAGTGGCTGATTTACTCTTGCCTTTCGCTACTGATGTTGCTGCCAAATTTAACATACCAAGGTTAGTCTTCTTTGGAACTAACAACTTTGCACAATGTGTCATTTATTCAATTATGAAGTACAAGCCATACGAAGCAGTTTCCTCGGATGACGAGGAATTTGTCATCCCCAACCTTCCTCATGAAATTAAATTGACGAAATTTCAACTACCTGAAATGATGAGGGAGCAAGGAGATAAGCAGATGACCATTGAATTGATGGAAGTATTCGGTCGTGCTTTAGCCGCCGAGCAGAAGAGTTACGGCGTTATTATGAATAGCTTTTATGAACTTGAGCCTGAATATGTTGATTGTTATAACAAGGTTTCTGGTAGGAAGATATGGAATATAGGTCCGGTTTCATTATGCAACCGCGAAAATGAAGCTAAGTTCCAAAGAGGGATCAAGTCTTCAATCGATGAGTATGACTGCTTACAATGGCTAGATTCGAAAAAGCCAAAGTCCGTTGTTTATATTTGCTTTGGTAGCTTGGCTGAAATCTCAAACTCACAACTTCGAGAGATCGCGATGGGTCTAGAAGCTTCTGAGCAGGATTTCATATGGGCAATAAAGAGAAAGAATGAGAATGAGAAAAATGATGAGTGGTTACCACATGAATTTGAGAAGAGGATGGAAGGAAAAGGATTAATTATAAGGGGATGGGCACCTCAAGTGTTAATTTTGGACCATGAAGCTACTGGAGCATTCGTGACTCATTGTGGATGGAACTCAACTCTAGAAGGCATATCAAGTGGGGTTCCTATGGTAACTTGGCCAGCATTTGCTGATCAATTTTATAATGAAAAATTGGTGATTCAGATTTTGAAGACTGGTATAGCTGTTGGAGCTAAGGAAAGTAGCAGAACAGTTGATGCTAAAGTGAAACATGAAGATATAAACAAGGCTATAACAAGAGTTATGGTAGGCCAAGAGGCTTTGGAGTTAAGAATTAAGGCAAACAAGTTAAAAGACTTAGCAAGGAAAGCTGTTGAAGTTGGTGGCTCATCATATTGTCATATGCGTTCCTTAATACAAGAATTGAGCTCCTATAATGTTAAacccaatatgcttgattaa